The proteins below are encoded in one region of Streptomyces roseirectus:
- a CDS encoding M18 family aminopeptidase: MTLPTRFDRGHTDDLQSFLMASPTPYHAVATAADRLEKAGFQQLAETEAWDGTSGGKYVLRGGAIVAWYVPEGAGAHTPFRIVGAHTDSPNLRVKPLPDLGAHGWRQVAVEIYGGPLLNSWLDRDLGIAGRLTLRDGSTRLVNVGRPLLRVPQLAIHLDRSVSADGLKLDKQRHLQPVWGLGDTHEGDLIAFLEEEAGLVPGEVTGWDLMTHAVEAPAYLGRDEELLAGPRMDNLLSVHAATAALAAVATHVGDELPYVPVFVAFDHEENGSQSDTGADGPLLGGVLERSVFARGGTYEDRARAFAGTVCLSSDTGHAVHPNYAERHDPTHHPRVNGGPILKVNVNNRYATDGSGRAVFAAACEKADVPFQSFVSNNSMPCGTTIGPITAARHGIQTVDIGAAILSMHSVRELCGADDPFLLANALAAFLEG, from the coding sequence TGGAGAAGGCCGGGTTCCAGCAGCTCGCCGAGACCGAGGCGTGGGACGGCACGAGCGGCGGCAAGTACGTGCTGCGCGGCGGCGCGATCGTCGCCTGGTACGTCCCCGAGGGGGCCGGCGCGCACACGCCGTTCCGGATCGTCGGCGCGCACACGGACTCGCCGAACCTGCGGGTGAAGCCGCTGCCGGACCTCGGGGCGCACGGGTGGCGGCAGGTCGCCGTCGAGATCTACGGCGGGCCGCTGCTGAACTCGTGGCTGGACCGCGACCTCGGGATCGCGGGGCGGCTGACGCTGCGGGACGGGTCGACGCGGCTCGTGAACGTGGGCCGTCCGCTGCTGCGGGTGCCCCAACTCGCCATCCACCTCGACCGATCGGTCAGCGCGGACGGCCTGAAGCTGGACAAGCAGCGCCACTTGCAGCCGGTGTGGGGCCTCGGGGACACCCACGAAGGGGACTTGATCGCCTTCCTGGAGGAGGAAGCGGGGCTCGTGCCGGGCGAGGTCACCGGCTGGGACCTGATGACACACGCCGTCGAGGCGCCCGCCTACCTCGGCCGGGACGAGGAACTGCTCGCCGGTCCCCGCATGGACAACCTGCTCTCCGTGCACGCCGCGACCGCCGCGCTCGCCGCCGTCGCCACCCACGTCGGTGACGAACTCCCCTACGTCCCCGTCTTCGTGGCGTTCGACCACGAGGAGAACGGCTCCCAGTCGGACACCGGCGCGGACGGCCCGCTGCTCGGCGGTGTCCTGGAGCGCTCGGTGTTCGCGCGCGGCGGGACGTACGAGGACCGCGCCCGCGCGTTCGCCGGGACCGTCTGCCTCTCCTCCGACACCGGGCACGCCGTCCACCCCAACTACGCCGAGCGGCACGACCCGACGCACCACCCCCGCGTCAACGGCGGGCCGATCCTCAAGGTGAACGTCAACAACCGCTACGCCACGGACGGTTCGGGGCGCGCGGTGTTCGCCGCGGCCTGCGAGAAGGCCGACGTGCCGTTCCAGTCGTTCGTCTCCAACAACTCGATGCCGTGCGGCACGACCATCGGGCCGATCACCGCCGCCCGGCACGGCATCCAGACCGTCGACATCGGCGCGGCGATCCTCTCCATGCACAGCGTCCGCGAACTCTGCGGCGCCGACGACCCGTTCCTCCTCGCGAACGCGCTGGCCGCGTTCCTGGAAGGCTGA
- a CDS encoding GH1 family beta-glucosidase gives MTATSAEPVGSEAVRGLPADFVWGAATAAYQIEGAVAEDGRLPSVWDTFSHTPGKVAAGDTGDVACDHYHRVPEDVALLSQLGLDAYRFSVAWPRIQPGGSGPVNAAGVAFYDRLVDELLAKGITPWATLYHWDLPQGLEDAGGWPERETAYRFAEYAGMVAGALGDRVKHWITLNEPFCSAMLGYYFGTHAPGRTSFPDFTKAAHHLLLGHGLAVEQVRAAVPDAQVGITLNPVLAHPASDAPEDVEAARRADAVGARLYLDPVLLGRYPADLLTDLAREEAQLPVQEGDLKTIAQPLDFLGVNYYFRDVVRASDEPHGYEGVPQTDRPSTAMPWEIYPEGLTALLTRLGREYPGVPFYITENGAAFDDSGSPVDGTGRILDTERTAYLADHLAAIGDARAAGVDVRGYFCWSLMDNFEWAYGYEKRFGLVHVDYETQRRTPKASALWFRDAARACREQ, from the coding sequence ATGACCGCTACGAGCGCGGAGCCCGTCGGGAGCGAGGCGGTGCGAGGGCTGCCGGCCGACTTCGTCTGGGGGGCGGCGACGGCCGCGTACCAGATCGAGGGAGCCGTCGCCGAGGACGGGCGCCTGCCGTCCGTCTGGGACACCTTCAGTCACACCCCCGGCAAGGTCGCCGCGGGCGACACCGGGGACGTGGCCTGCGACCACTACCACCGGGTGCCCGAGGACGTGGCTCTGCTGTCCCAACTCGGCCTGGACGCCTACCGGTTCTCCGTCGCCTGGCCCCGGATCCAGCCCGGCGGGAGCGGACCGGTGAACGCGGCGGGCGTCGCCTTCTACGACCGGCTGGTGGACGAGCTGCTGGCCAAGGGCATCACGCCGTGGGCGACGCTCTACCACTGGGACCTGCCGCAGGGGCTGGAGGACGCGGGCGGCTGGCCCGAGCGGGAGACGGCGTACCGGTTCGCCGAGTACGCGGGGATGGTCGCGGGGGCGCTGGGTGACCGCGTGAAGCACTGGATCACCCTCAACGAGCCTTTCTGCTCGGCCATGTTGGGCTACTACTTCGGTACCCACGCGCCCGGCCGCACCAGCTTCCCGGACTTCACCAAGGCCGCCCACCACCTGCTGCTCGGCCACGGTCTCGCCGTCGAGCAGGTGCGCGCGGCGGTGCCGGACGCGCAGGTCGGCATCACCCTCAACCCCGTGCTGGCGCACCCCGCTTCGGACGCGCCCGAGGACGTCGAGGCGGCCCGGCGCGCGGACGCGGTCGGGGCACGGCTGTACCTGGACCCGGTGCTGCTCGGCCGCTACCCGGCCGACCTGCTCACGGACTTGGCCCGGGAGGAGGCTCAACTTCCGGTTCAGGAAGGGGACTTGAAGACCATCGCGCAGCCGCTGGACTTCCTCGGGGTGAACTACTACTTCCGGGACGTGGTTCGCGCGAGCGACGAACCGCACGGGTACGAGGGCGTCCCGCAGACCGACCGGCCGTCCACCGCGATGCCCTGGGAGATCTATCCGGAAGGGCTGACGGCCCTCCTGACCCGGCTCGGCCGGGAGTACCCCGGAGTGCCGTTCTACATCACCGAGAACGGTGCCGCCTTTGACGACAGCGGTTCACCTGTCGACGGAACAGGGCGAATTCTGGACACCGAGCGCACCGCGTATCTCGCCGACCACCTCGCCGCGATCGGCGACGCGCGGGCGGCCGGCGTCGACGTGCGGGGGTATTTCTGCTGGTCGTTGATGGACAACTTCGAGTGGGCGTACGGGTACGAGAAGCGGTTCGGGCTGGTGCACGTGGACTACGAGACGCAGCGCAGGACGCCGAAGGCGAGCGCGCTGTGGTTCAGGGACGCGGCGAGGGCGTGCCGGGAGCAGTAG
- a CDS encoding radical SAM protein produces the protein MERNLDLVGKLYQRSIHPSVRQVASGKRLSSPLVVDLDPTTVCDLACPECISSQVLHHGQIGQDRIVKLAHELAESDVRAVILIGGGEPLLHRAIGQIIEVLHEAGIKLGLVTNGTQINRHLDRLAECLSWVRVSIDAGSADTYQLFRPSRGKRSAFPQVIENMRQLAERKRGRLGYSFLLMQRFDDDGKVTESNYDEVYRAGVLAREIGCDYFEVKAMLDMDHYTVNQRAEDVEAVEDQIKRLRELESDTFHVLHSSNWQAVRRDTDPVQPKDYHHCSIAELRTTVTPTGVFVCPYHRGNPKGRIGDISQTGFAELWASADTSVIDPSQDCQFVCARHGSNLEIAHIGRRPASEGDGPDGLIDDFDPFI, from the coding sequence GTGGAGCGCAATCTCGACCTGGTGGGCAAGCTCTACCAGCGTTCGATCCATCCATCGGTCCGCCAGGTCGCCTCGGGGAAACGGCTCTCGTCACCCCTCGTGGTCGACCTCGACCCGACCACCGTGTGCGATCTGGCCTGCCCCGAGTGCATCAGCTCGCAGGTGTTGCACCATGGACAGATCGGGCAGGACCGCATCGTCAAGCTCGCGCACGAGCTGGCCGAATCCGACGTCCGCGCGGTGATCCTCATCGGCGGCGGGGAGCCGCTGCTGCACCGGGCCATCGGGCAGATCATCGAGGTGCTGCACGAGGCCGGGATCAAGCTCGGGCTCGTCACCAACGGCACCCAGATCAACCGCCACCTCGACCGGCTCGCCGAATGCCTGTCGTGGGTGCGGGTCTCGATCGACGCCGGCAGCGCGGACACGTACCAGCTGTTCCGGCCGAGCCGGGGCAAGCGCAGCGCGTTCCCCCAAGTCATCGAGAACATGCGGCAGTTGGCCGAGCGGAAGCGGGGGCGGCTCGGCTATTCGTTCCTCCTCATGCAGCGGTTCGACGACGACGGGAAGGTCACCGAGTCCAACTACGACGAGGTGTACCGGGCCGGCGTCCTCGCCCGGGAGATCGGCTGCGACTACTTCGAGGTCAAGGCGATGCTGGACATGGACCACTACACGGTCAACCAGCGCGCGGAGGACGTCGAGGCGGTCGAGGACCAGATCAAGCGGCTGCGGGAGCTGGAGAGCGACACCTTCCACGTCCTGCACTCGTCCAACTGGCAGGCCGTGCGGCGCGATACGGATCCCGTACAACCCAAGGACTACCACCACTGCTCGATCGCCGAGCTGCGGACCACGGTCACCCCTACGGGGGTCTTCGTCTGCCCCTACCACCGGGGTAACCCCAAGGGTCGGATCGGGGACATCTCGCAGACCGGGTTCGCCGAGCTGTGGGCGTCCGCCGACACCTCCGTCATCGACCCGAGCCAGGACTGCCAGTTCGTGTGCGCGCGGCACGGCTCGAACCTGGAGATCGCCCACATCGGGCGGCGGCCCGCATCCGAGGGGGACGGACCGGACGGGCTGATCGACGACTTCGACCCGTTCATCTGA
- a CDS encoding NAD(P)-binding protein, which yields MRLAVIGAGPAGLTCVKQALADGHDVVCFEKHQDLGGIWNPASGGAYAGVRMQSSRMSMPFSDHPPAFAADFPTQAEVQAYLHAYATEFALLDVIRFGREVVEVTKENGRWRVTTRAAGGPVWTGASGGRDGDEAGGTGAADGARADGDGVGGTGVLPTSLAHASGGPDGASGASGASGASGASGKGVPADGGAAPTGAYGSTGLGTSPDVDGSGRAGVSGGVGRADAAGGAAGAGGSTGIGIPSGLDGSGNPTGLGGSGGSSALGARPRLSGTTDSNGPGGGPGSSGTGVSAAFKGSPGPVGSGTPVGSGAPVGSDTPVDSDTPVGSGASPGSARSGAPGAPVGSDAPIDPDGSGPVTPSVGFGETFRSTGDQHQQPSSLPAHLPPQPNPEHGELFDAVLVANGELWRPRLPDGGLPAAGSGVRVLTSPEYRGPETFTGKRVLVVGGGVSGADIAADLAAHAVKVDWSVRRRQLFLPRDIGGAYNDALFSYAGRVAVEEIPYDQYLSWLTEWMPEYMAQYEATGLLPRDGYHGAVHVNEKIVPAVYDGGVTPVAAFGSFAEDGDVILADDTRKRYDAVILCLGYEAPDYGFLPGLRREDLYEHHFWRHDPTLAIVNTPVDTEAFGTACPYFEAIGGWVLSVLGGKTTIPGPEERARWCAEHMGALTDRRYLDCWLETIRLGILSGALPDPAVRFRDYWTLVSSQVDPANLRPGTPSSIPAVHDDRFDLDAVRHRVLAALPPATRERLLADGEIDRADFDAAAAIPEHLALHPSLPYRQRESGSAA from the coding sequence ATGCGTCTAGCCGTGATCGGAGCCGGTCCCGCGGGGCTGACCTGCGTCAAGCAGGCCCTCGCGGACGGGCACGACGTGGTCTGCTTCGAGAAACACCAGGATCTCGGCGGCATCTGGAACCCGGCGTCCGGCGGCGCGTACGCCGGGGTCCGGATGCAGAGCTCCCGCATGAGCATGCCGTTCTCCGACCACCCGCCCGCCTTCGCCGCCGACTTCCCGACCCAGGCCGAGGTACAGGCGTACCTCCACGCCTACGCCACCGAGTTCGCCCTCCTCGACGTCATCCGCTTCGGCCGCGAGGTCGTCGAGGTGACGAAGGAGAACGGCCGCTGGCGCGTGACCACACGGGCTGCGGGAGGGCCCGTGTGGACGGGTGCCTCCGGCGGACGGGACGGGGACGAGGCCGGCGGGACCGGGGCGGCCGACGGGGCCAGGGCTGACGGGGACGGGGTTGGCGGGACCGGCGTCCTCCCCACCTCTCTGGCCCACGCTTCCGGCGGACCGGACGGGGCCAGCGGGGCCAGCGGGGCCAGCGGGGCCAGCGGGGCCAGCGGGAAAGGTGTACCGGCCGACGGGGGAGCTGCGCCGACCGGCGCCTACGGCTCGACCGGGCTCGGGACTTCTCCGGACGTCGACGGCTCCGGCCGGGCCGGGGTGAGCGGCGGGGTCGGCAGGGCTGACGCGGCCGGCGGAGCCGCCGGGGCCGGGGGCTCGACCGGCATCGGAATCCCCTCCGGCCTCGACGGCTCCGGTAACCCGACCGGCCTCGGTGGCTCGGGCGGCTCGTCAGCCCTCGGTGCTCGCCCCCGCCTCAGCGGGACCACCGACTCGAACGGGCCCGGGGGAGGCCCCGGCTCCAGCGGTACCGGTGTCTCGGCCGCGTTCAAGGGCTCCCCCGGCCCCGTGGGCTCCGGCACCCCCGTCGGCTCCGGCGCCCCTGTCGGCTCCGACACCCCCGTCGACTCCGACACCCCCGTCGGCTCCGGGGCCTCCCCCGGCTCCGCCCGCTCTGGCGCCCCCGGCGCCCCCGTCGGCTCCGACGCCCCCATCGACCCCGACGGCTCCGGGCCCGTCACCCCCTCCGTCGGCTTCGGTGAAACGTTTCGAAGCACGGGGGACCAGCACCAGCAACCCTCTTCCCTCCCCGCCCATCTCCCTCCGCAGCCCAATCCCGAGCACGGGGAGCTGTTCGACGCCGTGCTCGTGGCGAACGGGGAGTTGTGGCGGCCTCGGCTCCCGGACGGTGGCCTCCCCGCGGCCGGGAGTGGTGTCCGCGTCCTCACGTCGCCGGAGTACCGGGGGCCCGAGACCTTCACGGGGAAACGGGTCCTGGTGGTCGGGGGCGGGGTGAGCGGCGCGGACATCGCGGCTGATCTGGCCGCGCACGCCGTGAAGGTGGACTGGTCGGTGCGGCGGCGGCAGTTGTTCCTGCCCCGGGACATCGGTGGGGCCTACAACGACGCCCTGTTCTCGTACGCGGGCCGGGTCGCCGTGGAGGAGATCCCGTACGACCAGTACCTCTCCTGGCTGACGGAGTGGATGCCCGAGTACATGGCCCAGTACGAGGCGACGGGCCTCCTTCCGAGGGACGGGTATCACGGGGCCGTCCACGTCAACGAGAAGATCGTCCCGGCGGTCTACGACGGAGGAGTTACGCCGGTCGCGGCGTTCGGGAGCTTCGCCGAGGACGGCGATGTCATCCTCGCGGACGACACCCGCAAGCGCTACGACGCCGTGATCCTGTGTCTGGGCTACGAGGCCCCCGACTACGGCTTCCTGCCCGGCCTGCGCCGCGAGGACCTGTACGAGCACCACTTCTGGCGCCACGACCCGACGCTGGCGATCGTCAACACCCCCGTGGACACCGAGGCGTTCGGCACGGCGTGCCCGTACTTCGAGGCGATCGGCGGCTGGGTGCTGAGCGTCCTCGGCGGCAAGACGACGATCCCCGGCCCCGAGGAACGCGCGCGGTGGTGCGCCGAGCACATGGGCGCGCTCACCGACCGCCGCTACCTGGACTGCTGGCTGGAGACGATCCGCCTCGGAATCCTCAGCGGCGCCCTCCCGGACCCGGCGGTCCGCTTCCGCGACTACTGGACCCTGGTCTCCAGCCAGGTCGACCCCGCCAACCTCCGCCCCGGCACCCCGAGTTCGATCCCGGCCGTCCACGACGACCGCTTCGACCTGGACGCCGTCCGCCACCGCGTCCTCGCCGCCCTGCCGCCCGCGACACGCGAACGCCTGCTGGCGGACGGCGAGATAGACCGGGCCGACTTCGACGCGGCGGCCGCCATACCCGAACACCTCGCCCTGCACCCCTCGTTGCCGTACCGCCAGCGGGAGTCGGGGAGCGCCGCGTGA
- a CDS encoding sugar efflux transporter gives MSAGTVEGASAKGGRWRLVTDPAVRNLIAATGAVGIAGAFLVPTTSLFLTEAVAATPLMVGLFFAARSIAEIGTDVVVGAVSDRLKDRRAILVLTALLNASGALCYTFLRDYTLLLITGMILFGLGGACFGQLFAYTRELADDRGVDAPFFNGFLRSVTSLAWVIGPPLAFWIVAQWSFAVLYGATAALSLVAAVLCRWGLPYPRPAQESAGEEQLPGLRGMFAGVGPRTLLVLGSVVLLLGANAMYQINLPLYITDDLGMSGQFAGLLLGVSAALEIPLMVMVGVWADRLGKRRLLIAATVCATAFFALLPIADTNRVALVALQPLNSAWAAVALNIPVVMLQDSLPGRFGTASALYSSAFKAGMFLGGLAVGTVATWTGYTQVFWVCAGLTALAGVLVLPLRTQDTDPPLPKHEPADAAADLADSPSPKVSPDSPTSLNSPSPQASEDSAHSATPPARPAEGSPE, from the coding sequence GTGAGCGCCGGCACCGTCGAGGGCGCGTCGGCGAAGGGCGGACGCTGGCGCCTGGTCACCGACCCGGCCGTCCGCAACCTGATCGCGGCGACGGGCGCGGTCGGCATCGCGGGCGCCTTCCTCGTCCCCACCACCAGCCTCTTCCTGACCGAGGCGGTCGCGGCGACGCCCCTGATGGTCGGCCTGTTCTTCGCGGCCCGCTCGATCGCGGAGATCGGCACGGACGTCGTCGTCGGCGCCGTCTCCGACCGCCTGAAGGACCGCCGCGCGATCCTCGTCCTGACGGCACTCCTGAACGCGTCCGGCGCCCTGTGCTACACGTTCCTGCGGGACTACACGCTCCTGCTGATCACCGGCATGATCCTGTTCGGCCTGGGCGGCGCCTGCTTCGGCCAACTCTTCGCTTACACCAGGGAGTTGGCGGACGACAGGGGCGTCGACGCCCCGTTCTTCAACGGGTTCCTGCGCTCGGTGACCTCGCTGGCCTGGGTGATCGGCCCGCCGCTCGCCTTCTGGATCGTCGCCCAGTGGTCGTTCGCGGTGCTGTACGGGGCGACGGCCGCGCTGTCGCTGGTCGCGGCGGTGCTGTGCCGCTGGGGCCTGCCGTACCCGCGCCCGGCGCAGGAGTCGGCCGGCGAGGAGCAACTGCCGGGCCTGCGCGGCATGTTCGCCGGTGTCGGCCCGCGCACGCTGCTGGTCCTCGGCTCCGTCGTCCTGCTGCTCGGCGCAAACGCGATGTACCAGATCAACCTGCCGCTCTACATCACCGACGACCTCGGTATGAGCGGCCAGTTCGCGGGCCTGCTGCTCGGCGTGAGCGCCGCACTGGAGATCCCGCTGATGGTGATGGTCGGCGTGTGGGCGGACCGGCTCGGCAAGCGGCGGCTGCTGATCGCGGCGACGGTGTGCGCGACGGCGTTCTTCGCGCTGCTGCCGATCGCCGACACCAACCGGGTCGCGCTGGTGGCGCTCCAGCCCCTCAACTCGGCCTGGGCGGCAGTGGCGTTGAACATCCCCGTCGTAATGCTCCAGGACAGCCTGCCGGGCCGCTTCGGCACCGCGTCCGCGCTGTACTCCAGCGCCTTCAAGGCGGGGATGTTCCTGGGCGGCCTCGCGGTCGGCACGGTCGCGACCTGGACGGGCTACACGCAGGTCTTCTGGGTCTGCGCCGGACTCACCGCGCTGGCCGGGGTGTTGGTGCTGCCGCTGCGGACGCAGGACACGGACCCACCGCTGCCGAAGCACGAACCGGCGGACGCCGCGGCGGACTTGGCCGACTCGCCCTCCCCGAAAGTCTCCCCCGACTCCCCCACCTCCCTCAACTCCCCTTCCCCGCAAGCCTCCGAAGACTCCGCACACTCCGCCACACCCCCCGCCCGTCCCGCTGAAGGGAGCCCCGAGTGA